Sequence from the Sphingomonas sp. SORGH_AS_0950 genome:
TCCCGCGAAGCACGGCCGCTCGGCAAGAGTGCAATCCTTGTGTCCCCGATAGCTTGGGGCATGTGGCGTTTTACCGGCGAGGATGTCTCCTCGGCGCGTGCCCGTGTCGAGGCCGCGCTTGATGCCGGAATCACCCTCTTCGACACCGCTGATATCTACGGCGTCGACGATGGCGGGTTCGGATCGTCCGAGGCGCTGTTGGGGCGGGTGCTCGCCGAGGCGCCCGAATTGCGTGAGCGGATGGTGATCGCGACCAAGGGCGGCATCTGGCCGGGCTTTCCCTATGACTCCAGCGCGACGTATCTGGCCGGGGCGCTGGACGCGTCGCTCACGCGCCTGGGCGTCGAGCGGGTCGAGCTGTACCAGATCCATCGTCGCGATTTCCTGAGCCATCCGCAGGAGGTCGCCACCGCGCTGACCCGGATGGTGGAGGCGGGCAAGGTCGCCGGGATCGGGGTGTCGAACCACAGCCCGGCCGAGGTCGATGCGCTCTCCGCATTTCTGGGCCTGCCGATCCTGACCACCCAGCCCGAATTTTCGCCGCTGCATTCGGCGCCGCTGTTCGACGGCACGCTGGATCAGGCGATGGCGCGAGACATGGCGGTGCTCGCCTGGTCGCCGCTGGCGGGCGGACGGCTGGTCGCGGGGGATCATCCGGCGGGGGCGCTGCTGGCAGAGCATGGCCGGCGTTGGGGCGTCGATGCCGCGACGGCGGCGCTGGCCTGGACCATGGCGCATCCGGCGCGGATCATCCCGATCATCGGATCGCAAAATCCCGACCGTATCCGCGCGGCGGCGGACGTGTACCGCGTGGAGTGGACCCGCGCCGAATGGTATGCCGTGCTTCAGGCCGGAATGGGGGAGCGCCTGCCATGACCGATACGCTTGGCCCTTGCGAGATCAGCTGGTTCTCGGCGTTGTGCGACGACGATTACGAGTTTCTGGGCGTCCCCGATCTGGCGTTGCGCTCCAGCTGGGAGCATTGCCGCGACATCGTGTTGCAGGCGGAGACGGCGGGCTATGACAATTGCCTGCTGCCGTCGGGCTATGCGTTGGGCATCGATACCACCGCCTTTGCCGCCGGGATCGCGCCGCTGCTCCAGCGGATGCGGTTGTTGATGGCGGTGCGGATCGGCGAGAGCTGGCCACCGCAACTGGCGCGGCAGATCGCGACGATCGACCGGATGCTGGG
This genomic interval carries:
- a CDS encoding aldo/keto reductase family oxidoreductase, which produces MTTIRLSREARPLGKSAILVSPIAWGMWRFTGEDVSSARARVEAALDAGITLFDTADIYGVDDGGFGSSEALLGRVLAEAPELRERMVIATKGGIWPGFPYDSSATYLAGALDASLTRLGVERVELYQIHRRDFLSHPQEVATALTRMVEAGKVAGIGVSNHSPAEVDALSAFLGLPILTTQPEFSPLHSAPLFDGTLDQAMARDMAVLAWSPLAGGRLVAGDHPAGALLAEHGRRWGVDAATAALAWTMAHPARIIPIIGSQNPDRIRAAADVYRVEWTRAEWYAVLQAGMGERLP